One window of the Sulfurospirillum arsenophilum NBRC 109478 genome contains the following:
- a CDS encoding aldehyde ferredoxin oxidoreductase family protein, with amino-acid sequence MADLVYRVNMTNLSFKIEEVPSKWMGLGGRGLTSTIVAEEVDPECHPLGPNNKMVFAPGLLSGTSASNSGRNSLGAKSPLTGGIKESNVGGTSAGIFSKLGIKALIIEGLPKDENTFYQLHVTKNKVEFIPVPELVGKDNYAVLDAMMAKYDKKVAVMSIGRIGEMRMNIANVSVKDPSGKLRSHGRGGLGAVMGSKKIKCITVDAADYKEVTIADPEKFKEASKIFTKALQENPISGQGLPAFGTNVLVNILNEAGGLPTRNFREGSWEHAENICGETMAENIKARGGKTTHGCHAGCVIQCSQVYNDKEGKYLTSGFEYETIWALGAHLGIQDLDLIAKMDGLMDDLGVDSIETSVTLGLAVDAGILAYGDGKKAYELLSHDIPTGTPLGRILGAGTHVLGKAYGLVRVPTVKGQGIPAYEPRAVKGQGITYATTPMGADHTAGYAVATNILNSGGHVDPLKKEGQVELARNLQIATAAVDSTGMCIFVAFAALDDAKCLPALVDMINARFGCNLTIEDVVNLGKTILKREHEFNIKAGLGKADDRLPEFMKYETLPPHNVTWDFTGEEIDEFWNF; translated from the coding sequence ATGGCTGATTTAGTTTACCGTGTCAACATGACCAATCTTAGTTTTAAAATCGAAGAGGTTCCTTCCAAATGGATGGGACTAGGAGGACGTGGACTTACATCTACTATTGTTGCTGAAGAGGTTGATCCAGAGTGTCATCCATTAGGACCTAATAATAAAATGGTTTTTGCGCCAGGTCTTCTTTCAGGCACAAGCGCTTCAAATTCGGGTCGTAACTCATTGGGTGCAAAAAGTCCTTTGACAGGTGGTATTAAAGAGTCCAATGTTGGTGGAACGAGTGCCGGTATTTTTTCAAAACTTGGTATCAAAGCACTTATTATTGAAGGTCTACCAAAAGATGAAAATACATTCTATCAATTACATGTAACCAAAAATAAAGTTGAATTCATCCCCGTACCTGAGCTGGTTGGCAAAGATAATTACGCTGTATTAGATGCGATGATGGCAAAATACGATAAAAAAGTAGCCGTTATGAGTATTGGTCGTATCGGAGAGATGCGCATGAACATCGCGAATGTCTCAGTTAAAGACCCTAGTGGAAAACTCAGAAGTCACGGACGTGGTGGACTTGGTGCTGTTATGGGTTCTAAAAAAATTAAATGTATCACGGTTGATGCAGCTGATTATAAAGAAGTCACCATTGCAGATCCTGAAAAATTCAAAGAAGCAAGTAAAATCTTCACCAAAGCGCTTCAAGAAAATCCTATCAGTGGACAAGGTTTACCAGCATTTGGAACGAATGTTTTGGTTAACATCCTCAACGAAGCAGGTGGTCTTCCAACCCGTAACTTTAGAGAAGGTTCTTGGGAACACGCTGAAAACATCTGTGGTGAGACGATGGCTGAAAACATTAAAGCCAGAGGTGGTAAAACAACGCATGGCTGTCATGCAGGCTGTGTTATCCAATGTTCACAAGTCTATAACGATAAAGAAGGTAAATACCTCACATCTGGCTTTGAATATGAAACCATTTGGGCGCTTGGAGCTCATTTAGGTATTCAAGATTTAGATCTGATCGCAAAGATGGACGGTCTTATGGATGACTTGGGTGTCGATTCTATTGAAACATCGGTTACACTTGGACTTGCAGTCGATGCAGGTATCCTCGCATACGGTGATGGTAAAAAAGCGTATGAATTACTCTCTCATGACATACCAACGGGAACGCCACTTGGAAGAATTCTAGGGGCTGGAACGCACGTTTTGGGAAAAGCGTATGGTTTAGTGAGAGTTCCTACGGTTAAAGGTCAAGGTATTCCTGCATATGAGCCACGAGCGGTTAAAGGTCAAGGCATTACGTATGCTACAACACCTATGGGCGCAGATCACACTGCAGGCTACGCTGTTGCTACCAACATCCTCAACAGTGGTGGACATGTCGATCCGCTCAAAAAAGAGGGGCAAGTGGAACTCGCACGCAATCTCCAGATAGCAACTGCTGCAGTGGATAGTACGGGTATGTGTATCTTTGTTGCCTTTGCAGCATTGGATGATGCAAAATGTCTTCCTGCTTTAGTGGACATGATTAATGCACGCTTTGGCTGTAATCTCACGATTGAAGATGTTGTCAATTTGGGTAAGACCATTCTTAAACGAGAACATGAATTTAATATCAAAGCAGGACTTGGCAAAGCAGATGACAGGTTACCAGAGTTTATGAAGTATGAAACACTTCCTCCACACAATGTCACTTGGGATTTCACAGGTGAAGAGATTGATGAGTTCTGGAATTTCTGA
- a CDS encoding MoaD/ThiS family protein → MHIILNAFSFLREKLKQKGIPYLDATWVVEDKTRIVDLIDSLGLEQKEVEAVFLNYTVVPKETELHENDRVALLPPGTPGSFRLLSGLKGN, encoded by the coding sequence ATGCACATTATACTCAATGCTTTTTCATTTTTACGTGAAAAGCTCAAACAAAAAGGCATCCCTTATTTGGATGCTACATGGGTTGTCGAGGATAAAACACGTATTGTTGATTTGATCGACTCTTTAGGGCTTGAACAAAAAGAGGTGGAAGCAGTTTTTCTGAATTATACCGTTGTTCCCAAAGAGACAGAGCTACATGAAAATGACCGAGTAGCCCTTCTTCCACCTGGAACACCAGGCTCATTCCGTCTTCTCTCTGGGCTCAAGGGAAATTAA
- a CDS encoding tetrahydrodipicolinate N-succinyltransferase N-terminal domain-containing protein — protein MALRVTIDEADFKALVKDIEAQAGYKKPIGFGIARVDRGQLSPEKILQATFPVINWKENFGSAAILIAALQESGVDVDFTSSEFVYDVKKKFVKNAMNAFTPYLNQAIGEAHKNVQVIKTLDWIAQTEKLKKDYRIVFLFEDDAPLSPEAVYLKLYALSTGKAPIRSLNLSGAFGVLENVAWSLGQPIELAWLRMHEVEMKLLGEYPLIESVDKFPRFLAHIIPSDNTRILDTSKVRMGAQLHAGTTIMPGASYVNFNAGTTGAVMVEGRISSSVVVGQGSDVGGGASILGVLSGTNGNAVSIGENTLLGANSVTGIPLGNGCIVDAGIAILEGTKIGVSGVELAKIIEANPKAKLKKAGKEEIVFFKGLELAGLDGIHFRQNSVNGMIVATRSKREIKLNSELH, from the coding sequence ATGGCTTTACGTGTAACGATTGATGAGGCAGATTTTAAAGCATTAGTCAAAGATATTGAAGCGCAAGCTGGGTATAAAAAACCAATTGGTTTTGGTATTGCGAGAGTTGACCGTGGACAACTAAGCCCTGAGAAAATTTTACAAGCGACATTTCCTGTTATTAACTGGAAAGAAAACTTTGGGAGTGCGGCTATTTTAATTGCAGCACTACAAGAAAGTGGCGTTGATGTAGATTTTACCAGCAGTGAATTTGTCTATGATGTGAAAAAGAAATTTGTCAAAAATGCAATGAATGCGTTTACTCCATACCTTAACCAAGCAATCGGTGAAGCGCATAAAAATGTTCAAGTGATTAAAACATTGGACTGGATTGCACAAACAGAGAAGCTTAAAAAAGATTATCGTATCGTTTTCTTATTTGAAGATGATGCACCGCTGAGTCCAGAAGCCGTTTATTTGAAACTTTATGCACTCTCTACGGGTAAAGCTCCGATTCGCTCATTAAACCTCTCAGGCGCATTTGGTGTGCTTGAAAACGTAGCATGGTCATTGGGTCAACCTATAGAGCTTGCATGGCTTAGAATGCACGAAGTAGAGATGAAACTTTTGGGTGAATATCCACTCATCGAATCAGTTGATAAATTTCCACGTTTCTTAGCACACATCATTCCCTCCGACAATACGCGTATCTTAGATACCAGTAAAGTCAGAATGGGCGCGCAACTTCATGCTGGTACAACCATTATGCCGGGTGCTAGTTACGTGAACTTTAATGCAGGTACAACGGGTGCTGTTATGGTTGAAGGTCGCATTAGCTCTTCTGTGGTTGTAGGACAAGGAAGTGATGTTGGCGGCGGTGCTAGTATCTTAGGCGTGCTTAGTGGAACGAACGGTAATGCTGTTAGCATTGGCGAAAATACACTTCTTGGAGCCAACTCTGTGACGGGTATTCCTTTGGGCAATGGATGTATCGTTGATGCAGGTATTGCTATTTTAGAGGGAACTAAAATTGGAGTGAGTGGGGTAGAGCTTGCAAAAATTATTGAGGCTAATCCTAAAGCAAAACTCAAAAAAGCAGGTAAAGAAGAGATCGTATTCTTTAAAGGCTTGGAGCTAGCGGGATTGGATGGAATTCATTTCCGTCAAAACAGCGTCAATGGCATGATTGTAGCCACCAGAAGTAAACGTGAGATCAAGCTTAACAGCGAACTTCATTAA
- a CDS encoding glycosyltransferase family 2 protein: protein MKYFKYILLSLVITSLVQILIWTRSGDQIVISPQIGEKLESLSYTPFKGFEKALKSDAEIAEDMKTIEFISRKVRTYAIADAKHVLENVKDTKLKVDVGLWLSTDKNANESEIETLFELVKMYSPRISSIIVGNEVLLRADLTPEELFAYIDRVSVRTRIPVTTAEVQHVWLTNTELARHVDFICVHILPYWEKVPIEQTLAFAKEKYDAIAQMYPKKPITIGEFGWPSSGYNNEKAEATLTNQIAAITGFLEMAKDQKWTYNIVEAFDQPWKGVHEGSVGPYWGLFDTNKQPKFHFIKQTIINPLWRYQMAGSVFFGILLTFFGLRNQRVNFAHAITYAAAAQAMGFGLAMAATYPFIFYMNFGMWIMWTMGIILMIPLVIITLAKINELFKCTLGIAPERLAPLNLKSDHVPFVSIHVPAYKEQPHVLIETLDSLAHLKYTNYEVLVVINNTPEEFYWKPIEEHCKKLGEKFVFLNITCKGFKAGALNEALKYTHEKAEILAVIDADYVVGENWLVDLVPLFDDPKVALVQAPQDHRDGKDSLIKQAMNAEYAGFFDIGMVERNEENAIVAHGTMLMARLSAMHEVGDWTTYTIVEDSELGLRLFEAGYTAHYTNRRYGWGLLPDTVEAFRTQRHRWAYGAIQILKKHWRHFMPSSKTLTPYQKYHFVAGWFFWLSDAFGALTAFLNIFWVPFIIFVGVTIPTLPLTLPILVAFLVNILHAFILYHTRVKMGIKETVLSAIASMSLQLVIFKAVYDGFVKDGLPFKRTEKGGNTKKVAKSPIRHEMILASLLTISFFALYFTNYTRITEIYVFSFTLLIQSIPYYSAIILRIIELQSLKPKK, encoded by the coding sequence TTGAAATACTTCAAATATATTCTACTTTCCCTCGTTATTACCTCCCTTGTACAAATACTTATATGGACAAGATCGGGTGATCAAATTGTCATATCACCGCAAATTGGTGAAAAGCTAGAGTCTCTCTCTTATACACCGTTTAAAGGTTTTGAGAAAGCACTTAAAAGCGATGCTGAGATTGCTGAAGATATGAAAACCATTGAATTCATTTCACGAAAAGTCCGAACATATGCTATTGCAGATGCAAAGCATGTTTTAGAAAATGTCAAAGACACCAAATTAAAAGTCGATGTTGGTCTGTGGCTCTCAACGGATAAAAATGCCAATGAATCAGAAATTGAAACGCTCTTTGAACTTGTCAAAATGTACAGCCCTCGAATTTCTTCCATCATTGTTGGAAATGAGGTTCTTTTACGTGCTGATTTAACACCTGAAGAGTTATTTGCGTATATTGACCGTGTTTCGGTTCGCACGCGTATCCCCGTTACAACAGCGGAAGTTCAACACGTTTGGTTGACCAATACAGAACTAGCGCGCCATGTTGATTTCATCTGTGTGCATATCTTGCCATATTGGGAGAAAGTGCCTATTGAGCAAACTTTGGCATTTGCGAAAGAAAAATACGATGCTATCGCTCAAATGTATCCTAAAAAACCTATTACCATTGGGGAGTTTGGCTGGCCAAGCAGTGGCTACAACAACGAAAAAGCTGAAGCAACACTGACCAATCAAATTGCCGCGATTACAGGCTTTTTGGAGATGGCAAAAGATCAAAAATGGACTTATAACATTGTTGAAGCCTTCGACCAGCCATGGAAAGGTGTTCACGAAGGAAGTGTTGGACCGTACTGGGGTCTTTTTGACACCAACAAACAACCTAAATTCCACTTTATTAAACAAACCATCATTAACCCACTATGGCGTTACCAAATGGCAGGATCAGTCTTCTTTGGTATATTGCTTACGTTCTTTGGTTTAAGAAATCAACGCGTCAACTTTGCCCATGCGATAACGTATGCCGCAGCGGCACAAGCGATGGGCTTTGGTCTCGCAATGGCGGCAACCTATCCATTCATATTCTATATGAACTTTGGTATGTGGATTATGTGGACAATGGGAATTATCTTGATGATTCCTCTGGTCATCATAACGTTAGCCAAAATTAATGAGCTCTTTAAATGTACATTGGGAATTGCGCCTGAGCGTTTAGCACCGCTTAATCTTAAGTCAGATCATGTACCATTTGTCTCTATTCATGTGCCTGCATATAAAGAGCAACCGCATGTTCTCATTGAAACACTCGACTCACTAGCACATTTAAAATACACCAATTATGAAGTTTTGGTCGTCATCAATAATACACCTGAAGAGTTTTACTGGAAGCCTATTGAAGAGCATTGTAAAAAACTCGGTGAAAAATTTGTCTTTTTGAACATTACATGTAAAGGTTTTAAAGCTGGAGCACTGAATGAAGCACTCAAATACACCCATGAAAAAGCAGAGATTTTAGCTGTCATTGATGCCGATTATGTCGTTGGCGAAAACTGGCTTGTCGATCTTGTACCTTTGTTTGATGATCCAAAAGTGGCTCTTGTCCAAGCACCACAAGATCACCGTGATGGTAAAGATTCACTTATCAAGCAAGCGATGAATGCAGAATACGCAGGTTTCTTTGACATCGGTATGGTTGAGCGAAATGAAGAAAATGCCATCGTAGCACACGGAACCATGCTAATGGCAAGACTTTCAGCAATGCACGAAGTGGGTGATTGGACGACGTATACCATTGTTGAAGACTCCGAGCTTGGACTTCGCCTTTTTGAAGCAGGCTATACGGCACACTATACCAACAGACGTTATGGATGGGGACTTCTTCCTGATACGGTTGAGGCATTTAGAACGCAACGTCACAGATGGGCGTACGGTGCCATTCAGATTTTGAAAAAGCATTGGCGACATTTTATGCCTTCATCCAAGACACTCACCCCTTATCAAAAGTACCACTTTGTGGCTGGTTGGTTCTTCTGGCTCTCAGATGCTTTTGGTGCGTTGACTGCCTTTTTAAACATCTTCTGGGTACCGTTTATTATCTTTGTAGGTGTAACGATTCCAACGCTACCACTTACCCTTCCTATCTTAGTGGCGTTCTTGGTTAACATCTTGCATGCGTTTATCTTGTACCATACCCGTGTGAAAATGGGCATCAAAGAGACCGTGCTGAGTGCCATCGCATCGATGAGTCTTCAGTTGGTTATCTTTAAAGCCGTATACGATGGTTTTGTTAAAGATGGACTACCTTTTAAACGCACCGAAAAAGGTGGCAATACCAAGAAAGTGGCTAAAAGCCCTATTCGTCATGAGATGATTTTGGCATCTTTGCTTACCATCTCGTTCTTTGCACTTTACTTTACAAACTATACACGCATTACCGAAATTTATGTTTTTTCATTTACTCTTTTGATTCAGAGTATTCCTTATTACTCTGCCATTATTCTTCGCATCATCGAACTTCAATCTCTTAAACCTAAAAAGTAG
- a CDS encoding hydrogenase 3 maturation endopeptidase HyCI — translation MKKALLCVGNELRGDDGVAIAVGRLVEEQLPEWKVFFGYDTPEDEFAHLRAYEPDVIVVVDAMSGFKEDKIEFLDLSDERTYIHSTHNIPTPILISYLRDICTKTIFLGICVLLENVLHFSEGLSDNAKTSALKALDKLKEFDAIIDA, via the coding sequence GTGAAAAAAGCACTTTTATGTGTTGGCAATGAACTTAGAGGCGACGATGGTGTTGCTATTGCTGTTGGGCGACTGGTAGAAGAACAGTTGCCCGAGTGGAAAGTCTTTTTTGGTTACGATACACCCGAAGACGAGTTTGCACATTTGCGTGCTTACGAGCCTGATGTCATCGTTGTCGTCGATGCCATGAGCGGCTTTAAAGAGGATAAGATAGAGTTTTTAGACCTCAGTGATGAGCGTACCTACATTCACTCTACGCACAATATCCCTACCCCAATTCTTATAAGCTACCTTAGAGACATTTGCACCAAAACTATCTTTTTAGGCATTTGTGTTTTGCTTGAAAATGTCTTGCATTTTAGCGAAGGATTGAGCGATAATGCCAAAACTTCAGCCCTTAAAGCCCTTGATAAACTCAAAGAGTTTGATGCGATCATTGACGCGTAA
- a CDS encoding formate hydrogenlyase maturation HycH family protein: MVEVYKLTKRHLDGAKSGNATLDQIKIFSTCIGHGVGTIDFSEKVLEISEDEFEQILHHGGEYLKFKIGNLSKYFEIEIFPEHAMKLLPQMMECPLKKILEGLQEGYLVLRKDFHNT, encoded by the coding sequence GTGGTAGAAGTTTACAAACTCACAAAAAGACATCTTGATGGCGCAAAATCGGGTAATGCTACGCTTGATCAGATCAAAATTTTCTCTACATGCATAGGGCATGGTGTTGGCACGATTGATTTTAGTGAGAAAGTACTCGAAATTAGCGAAGATGAATTTGAACAAATTTTACACCATGGCGGTGAGTATCTGAAATTTAAGATTGGAAATTTGAGTAAATATTTTGAAATAGAAATCTTTCCAGAACACGCTATGAAACTTTTACCCCAAATGATGGAATGCCCTCTTAAAAAGATATTAGAGGGCTTACAAGAAGGATATTTAGTCCTTAGAAAAGATTTTCATAACACATAA
- a CDS encoding Mrp/NBP35 family ATP-binding protein codes for MLNKDAVLSALGGVKYPGFEKDIVTFGFVKNIDISDNNVYVEAEIVSSSKEVADELKVAIEKAIKALGAARVDVVVKQPKAPTEKSNSQSGKNMAPHIKNFVMVSSGKGGVGKTTTTVNLAIALASQGKKVGLLDADIYGPNVPRMMGVVDTHPEIVGQKVKPIVAYGVEMMSMGSLMEGGQSLIWRGAMVMKAIEQLLRDILWSDLDVLFIDMPPGTGDAQLTLAQSVPVTAGICVTTPQQVALDDTERSLDMFQKLHIPIAGIMENMSGFICPETNKEYDIFGKGTTKPLAEKFETIVIGEIPIEPAVREGGDAGKPVTFFHPTSETAKRYQDSARKLWEAIEKVNEDGGVSNEAIQPTMGVNGAPSACSSVKK; via the coding sequence ATGTTAAATAAAGATGCCGTTTTAAGCGCATTAGGTGGCGTAAAATACCCAGGTTTTGAAAAAGATATTGTGACATTTGGTTTTGTTAAAAATATCGATATATCGGATAATAATGTATATGTTGAAGCAGAGATTGTCTCTTCAAGTAAAGAAGTTGCTGACGAATTAAAAGTCGCTATTGAAAAAGCGATTAAGGCATTGGGTGCTGCTCGTGTGGATGTTGTTGTAAAGCAACCTAAGGCTCCAACGGAGAAAAGTAACTCACAATCAGGTAAAAACATGGCACCACACATCAAAAATTTCGTGATGGTAAGCTCAGGAAAAGGCGGTGTCGGTAAAACAACGACAACCGTTAACTTGGCAATCGCACTTGCGAGTCAAGGTAAAAAAGTAGGGCTTTTAGATGCTGACATTTATGGTCCAAATGTTCCTCGTATGATGGGTGTCGTTGACACACATCCTGAAATCGTAGGCCAAAAAGTTAAACCTATCGTTGCGTATGGTGTCGAGATGATGAGTATGGGCTCTTTGATGGAAGGTGGGCAGTCACTCATCTGGAGAGGCGCTATGGTTATGAAAGCGATCGAACAACTTCTTCGCGATATTTTGTGGAGTGATTTGGATGTTCTTTTCATCGACATGCCTCCAGGAACAGGTGATGCACAATTAACACTGGCTCAAAGTGTTCCCGTAACGGCGGGTATCTGTGTTACAACGCCTCAACAAGTAGCGCTTGATGATACGGAGAGAAGTCTTGATATGTTCCAAAAACTACACATCCCAATCGCTGGAATTATGGAAAATATGAGCGGTTTTATCTGCCCTGAGACAAATAAAGAGTATGATATCTTCGGTAAAGGAACCACCAAACCGTTGGCAGAAAAGTTTGAAACCATCGTGATTGGCGAGATTCCTATTGAACCTGCTGTGCGTGAAGGCGGAGATGCTGGAAAACCAGTAACCTTCTTCCATCCGACAAGCGAAACTGCTAAACGTTACCAAGACTCAGCTCGTAAACTTTGGGAAGCTATTGAGAAAGTAAACGAAGATGGTGGCGTAAGCAATGAAGCAATTCAGCCAACTATGGGTGTTAATGGTGCACCAAGTGCGTGTTCAAGTGTGAAAAAATAG
- a CDS encoding MoaD/ThiS family protein: MHVLVKLFAQYREGRFKVEQREYPNGTTAQTVIDALELERVSPLGVLMVNGRHVETSYRLQEGDFIALFPKVGGG; encoded by the coding sequence ATGCACGTTTTGGTTAAACTCTTTGCGCAGTACCGAGAAGGTCGCTTTAAAGTTGAGCAAAGAGAATATCCCAATGGTACAACAGCTCAAACGGTCATAGACGCATTGGAGCTTGAGCGCGTATCGCCTCTAGGTGTCTTAATGGTTAATGGAAGGCATGTTGAAACATCTTATAGATTACAAGAGGGCGACTTCATCGCCCTCTTCCCAAAAGTGGGTGGCGGTTAA
- a CDS encoding GGDEF domain-containing protein — protein sequence MQRIKDALSTFHALCFGLILLALITVLFRLIPTYAYYFVWQSTFVSFMIAILLSIYFNKSKLFVLLLFPLFFTLCLAFPTSLFTKLSVPAFWHIAPLITALGYLLVYSLQERGLFSSFGILRTTLGLIILSIGYAGLKYFSPIIQKALDTPILHVSLQGLSKASDFILIITVIALGFIFLISMLFEAQSQKAPFWMLLAQMIPLLFLQESNDVILFSLVASIIAISALVHDAYRMAYADTLTGIPSRRALEERFLRLGSHYIIAMVDIDFFKKFNDKFGHDIGDDVLKLVAKELSHVKNGGRAYRYGGEEFTILFSGKKKEDCVIALEELREQIFRRGFVIRDKNRPEKAPKEMQQSNAVKKERLSVSIGMAMSAKGKTPQEVIKLADDALYKAKESGRNCLICL from the coding sequence ATGCAACGAATCAAGGACGCTCTTTCTACTTTTCATGCACTCTGTTTCGGGCTAATCCTCCTTGCACTGATAACCGTACTGTTTCGACTTATCCCCACATATGCTTACTATTTTGTATGGCAAAGTACCTTTGTCTCTTTTATGATTGCTATTTTGCTCAGTATCTATTTCAATAAAAGCAAACTCTTTGTTTTGTTGCTTTTCCCTCTTTTTTTCACACTCTGTTTAGCCTTTCCCACGTCCCTTTTTACCAAACTGAGCGTTCCTGCTTTTTGGCATATTGCACCCCTTATTACAGCACTTGGGTATTTACTGGTCTATTCACTGCAAGAGAGAGGACTTTTTAGCTCTTTTGGCATATTGCGTACCACACTTGGACTCATCATACTTAGCATTGGGTACGCAGGACTGAAATATTTTTCACCGATTATTCAAAAAGCACTGGATACTCCCATTTTACATGTAAGCCTTCAAGGGCTCTCAAAAGCCAGCGATTTTATTCTGATTATTACCGTTATCGCTTTAGGTTTCATCTTCTTAATCTCAATGCTCTTTGAAGCACAAAGCCAAAAAGCACCTTTTTGGATGCTTTTAGCACAGATGATTCCTCTACTTTTTTTGCAAGAGAGTAACGATGTCATCCTCTTTTCACTCGTAGCCTCCATCATTGCCATTAGTGCATTGGTGCATGATGCGTATCGTATGGCATATGCGGATACACTCACAGGCATTCCTTCACGAAGAGCACTGGAAGAGCGTTTCTTACGTTTAGGTTCACACTACATCATTGCTATGGTGGACATTGACTTTTTTAAAAAATTCAACGATAAATTCGGTCATGATATTGGGGATGATGTTTTAAAACTGGTTGCCAAAGAGTTGAGTCATGTCAAAAATGGAGGTCGAGCATACCGCTATGGAGGAGAAGAGTTTACCATTCTTTTTAGTGGTAAGAAAAAAGAGGATTGTGTCATAGCGCTTGAAGAACTCAGAGAGCAGATATTTAGACGTGGATTTGTCATTCGCGATAAAAATCGTCCTGAAAAAGCACCCAAAGAGATGCAACAATCCAATGCTGTCAAAAAAGAAAGACTCTCTGTCAGTATCGGTATGGCAATGTCTGCTAAAGGCAAAACACCTCAAGAAGTTATCAAACTTGCCGATGATGCTTTATACAAAGCTAAAGAGAGCGGACGTAACTGTCTCATTTGCTTATAA
- a CDS encoding HesA/MoeB/ThiF family protein has product MELLTFLKEQAIDGFLPLQSSYAAMERFTCNFREVEETALKNGILPLRYKRNQKTISTQEQYALFQSTVLIIGCGGLGGFVSEMLTRIGVGNLILCDGDVFEEHNLNRQNFSSPKTIGRFKAEVLKEKLEEINPALHVKSITTFFDPKTDKNLIQQANVIVDALDNPDLKCLLARLCHDNQKAFVHGAIAGYYSQFATSALLEPLYLKKGDGVEKKVGNPSFTVCFAASIQSVEVVKLLLGKPHLQAPLMGDLWEYELILL; this is encoded by the coding sequence ATGGAACTTTTAACGTTTTTAAAAGAGCAAGCCATTGATGGATTTCTCCCACTTCAATCGTCTTATGCCGCAATGGAACGCTTTACATGTAACTTTAGAGAGGTCGAAGAGACGGCTCTTAAAAATGGCATTTTACCGCTTCGTTACAAACGCAATCAAAAAACGATTTCAACACAAGAACAGTATGCTCTTTTTCAATCCACCGTGCTTATCATCGGCTGTGGCGGATTGGGTGGTTTTGTCTCTGAAATGCTGACACGCATAGGTGTGGGAAATCTCATTTTATGCGATGGCGATGTTTTTGAAGAACATAACTTAAATCGTCAAAATTTTTCATCACCTAAAACTATAGGGCGCTTTAAAGCCGAAGTTTTAAAAGAAAAACTTGAAGAGATCAACCCTGCTTTACATGTAAAAAGTATAACCACTTTTTTTGATCCCAAAACAGATAAAAATCTCATCCAACAAGCCAATGTTATCGTCGATGCCTTAGACAATCCCGATCTGAAATGCCTGCTTGCAAGACTCTGCCATGATAATCAAAAAGCGTTTGTGCATGGTGCAATTGCTGGCTATTACAGTCAATTTGCAACCTCTGCTTTACTTGAGCCTCTCTATCTGAAAAAAGGCGATGGTGTTGAAAAGAAAGTAGGAAACCCCTCTTTTACCGTATGCTTTGCTGCCTCTATTCAAAGCGTAGAAGTGGTAAAATTGCTCTTAGGAAAACCTCATCTTCAAGCACCTCTTATGGGAGATTTATGGGAATATGAGCTAATTTTGCTATAA